The DNA region GGGTTGGCGTCGAGCACGAGCAGGTCGGCGAGCTTGCCGACCTCGAGGGAGCCGAGTTCCTTGCCGAAGCCGATCGCGCTGGCGCTGTCGATGGTCGCGGCGCGCAGCACGCGGTGCGGCGTCATGCCGCCCGAGGCCATCATCCACAACTCCCAGTGCACGCCCATGCCCTGCACCTCGCCGTGCGAGCCGAGGCCGACCTTGCCGCCACCCTCGGTCCACTTCGCGAGCTGCCTGGCATGCAGCGGGAACACGTACTGGTCCTCGCGGTGCCAGTCGGTGTTGCGCCAGCTGTCGAGTTCCTCGTGCGGCGTGAAGCGACGCAGCCTCGGGTCTGCATCCAGCGTCGTCCCGTTGGTCAGGTAGTGCTGACGGCCGATCGGGCCGCCATAGCTCACGATCAGCGTCGGCGTGTACGTGATGCCGCTGCCGGCGCCGAGCTTGACGACGTCGGTGAAGAACGGGCTGATGGGCAGCGAGTGCTCGAGGCCGGAGTAGCCGTCCTGCATGAGCGTCAGGTTCATCGTGAAGTTCGAGCCGCCCTCGGTGGTCGGCGTGAGCCCGAGTTCCTTCGCGGCCATGATCACCCACTGCCGCACCTTGCGGTCGCCGACCAGGTACTGCTTGATCGTCTTGGTGTTGTAGTGATCCGAGTACCGCCGGAGCGCGTCGCGCGCGTCCTCGAGGCTGCGGATGTTGTCGGCGGCGAAGATGCCGGGGCCGGTCGAGTAGAGGCGCGGCCCGATCAGCTGGCCCGTGTCCATCAGGTCCTGGTACGTCAGCGCGTCCTCCGACGAGGTCTGCGGGTCGCGCTGCGTGGTGACGCCGAAGGCCAGCTGCGCGAGGAACTGCGACACCTGGTTGCGGTGCACGCCCCACGCCACCCACGTGTGCGCGTGGATGTCCACGAGCCCGGGCATGACCGTCTTGCCGGCCAGGTCGCGCACGACGGCGCCCGCCGGAATTGCGACCTTGCCGCGCGGGCCGATCGCCGTGATCCGGTTGTCGGTGATCACGATGTCGCCACGCGCGATCACCTCGTCGCCCTTCATCGTGATCAGGCGTGCGTTGCGCAGCGCGATCACGCCCTTCGGCTTGTCCTTGTCGACGATGAGCTCGACGTCGACGCGATGCGGCTGGTACTCGATTGTCGGCGGCTTGGGCGGCGCGGCCGGCTTGGCGTCGGCGGCCTTGTCGGACGCGGGCGTCGCAGCGGGCGCTGGCCCGGGCGCTGGCGCAGCGGCTGCGGGCGCCGTGCCAGTGGCGGCGGCCCGCTCGGCCTCGGTCTCGGCCTTGACGCGGTTGGCGAGGTCGACCTCGGCCTGCATCGCGATGTCGTGCAGGAAGAAGCTGCGGCCGATCGAGAAGTACGCGCGCGTGCTGTCGGCGGTCCAGCCGATGAAGTCGCCGCCGACCTTGGTCACGCGCCAGGTCGGCACCGACGAGGAAGAGGCCGCTGACACGGTCGGGGCAGTCCCGGTGACGGGCGGTACCGTGATCATGTAGACGTTGCGGTTGGCGCGGACGAGCGCGCGCGTGCCGTCGGGCGACAGGACGACCTCGTCGGGCGTCGGCGGCGGTCCAGGCGGCGCGTCGGGCAGCGGCGGTGGCGCGGGCGCGGTGACCTTGACGACGGTCGTGATGTCGGTGCCGTCGTAGCGCATCGACACCAGTCCCTCCGAGCCGGCCCACACATAGATGCGGTCGGGATCCGGACCGACGTGCGGCGCCTCGCGACCTTCCTGCGTCGAGCCGCCGCCGGCCCACGCGATGCGGGTGACGGCGCCACCCGTCGCCGGCAGCCAGACGTACTCCAGCTCCGCAGCGCCGCTGTGGTTGCCGAAGTCCTCGAGCGTGCGCAGGCGGTGCATCCTCGAGCCGCGCACGCCGATGAGCCGCAAGCCGTCCTTCGAGTACGCGATGCGGTCGTAGAACGCGGTTGCCGACGTGAGCCGTTCGGGCTGTCCGCTGCCGTCGGCGCGGACGCGGCGGATGTGGCCGCCTTCCTCGTCGTTCCACGTGACGTACGCGATGAACTGCCCGTCGGGCGACCACACGGGCCCGTGCTCGACGTCGGTGCCGTCGGTCAGGCGGCGCGCGTTGCGAATCGTCGGGATCGGGGCCGGGGGTACCTCGGCCACCGGTGCGGCGGGTGGTGTGGCGGCAACCTGCGCGACCGCCGTGGACGTGCCGCCCCCCGCCGCTGTGGCAGCGGGCGTTCCTGCCGCGGGCGTGGCAGACGCCGGCGGGCCGGGGGGCGTGGCGCCGGTCGCGGTGCCAGCCTCGGCGTCGGGTTTCTTGTCCGCGTCGGCCGGCTTCTCCTTCGTCGTGCCGCGGCCCTGCGGCAGGTCGGCGATCCACAGGCGGTCGAGCGCCGTGAAGACGACGCGGGTGCCGTCGGGCGACGGACGCGCGCCGCGGATCTGCGACACGCGCAGCTTCTCATCGTCGATCTTGTAGTCGAAGGTGACGAGCGGACCCATGCGCTGGTCGACCTTCGCGGTGAAGGGAATCTCGACGGCCTCTCCACTCGGCACGGCGACGCGCCAGAGCTTGCCGTCGTAGCTGGTGATCAGGGCCGACGAGTCCGGCGTGAACGCGGAGTTCGGGTAGACGTCGCGGTCGCGCGCGCCGCCGCCCTGGCTGTCGTCGCGCTGCACGTCCATCCGCAGCCAGCGGTCCTCGCCAGTAGCCAGGTCGAGCAGCTTGAGCGCCTGGCGCGCATCGTGACGGGTCGAGTAGACGAGCCACTTGCCGTCGGGGCTCGGTACCGGGCGGAAGGCGCCGGTGTGCTCGTGCGTGCGGACGAGCAGGCGTCCCGTCTTCCGATCGAGCTGCGCGACCTGGTACTGGCCGACGACGCGGGGATTGCTGCGGAGCGTGTGCGGGTCGAAGTCGGCGCGCGATTCGTCGAGGTCGATCAGGCGCGTCGGCAGCCCCGGGCGTACCGTGCCACGGACGTTCACCCACAGCGAGTCGGGATCCTTGCCAAAGGCCGGGCCGAGGATGGCCGGCGTGGCCGGGCCGCCAGGTGTCGGGCCTGGCGTGGCGGCCGCCGCCGGGCGCGCGCCGGCGCCGGTCATCTGCACGCCGCTGCCGCCACCTTTGTGGTAGAGCCAGAGCTGCGAGCCCTTGGCCGCGATCACGTACTCGCCGTCGGGCGTCCAGGTCGGCGACATGTAGTTCTCGCGCTCGGTCGTCGTGAGGGCGCGCGGCTTGGTGCCATCGGCGTTGGCGACCCACACGTTCTCGGAGCCATTGCGGTCGCTGATGAACACCAGCGTGCTGCCGTCGGGCGAGAAGGCCGGCTGCATGTCGTAGGCCTGGCCGCTGGTGATGCGCGTCGCCTCGCCGCCGGTGATCGGCAGCGTGTAGAGGTCGCCGAGCAGCTCGAAGACGATCGTCTTGCCGTCGGGCGAGAGGTCGAGCGAGAGCCAGGTGGCCTCCGACGTCGTGAACGAGAGCGTCCGTTCGGTGATGAGCGGCAGGCTCTTGTTCTTGACCGCGTCGGCGGCGGCCTTGTCGTTCTGCGCGCGTGTTTGCGCCATCGGCGCCTGTGGCAGGAGGAGCACGACGACGA from Luteitalea sp. TBR-22 includes:
- a CDS encoding amidohydrolase family protein; protein product: MPRIACRLLSLLVVVLLLPQAPMAQTRAQNDKAAADAVKNKSLPLITERTLSFTTSEATWLSLDLSPDGKTIVFELLGDLYTLPITGGEATRITSGQAYDMQPAFSPDGSTLVFISDRNGSENVWVANADGTKPRALTTTERENYMSPTWTPDGEYVIAAKGSQLWLYHKGGGSGVQMTGAGARPAAAATPGPTPGGPATPAILGPAFGKDPDSLWVNVRGTVRPGLPTRLIDLDESRADFDPHTLRSNPRVVGQYQVAQLDRKTGRLLVRTHEHTGAFRPVPSPDGKWLVYSTRHDARQALKLLDLATGEDRWLRMDVQRDDSQGGGARDRDVYPNSAFTPDSSALITSYDGKLWRVAVPSGEAVEIPFTAKVDQRMGPLVTFDYKIDDEKLRVSQIRGARPSPDGTRVVFTALDRLWIADLPQGRGTTKEKPADADKKPDAEAGTATGATPPGPPASATPAAGTPAATAAGGGTSTAVAQVAATPPAAPVAEVPPAPIPTIRNARRLTDGTDVEHGPVWSPDGQFIAYVTWNDEEGGHIRRVRADGSGQPERLTSATAFYDRIAYSKDGLRLIGVRGSRMHRLRTLEDFGNHSGAAELEYVWLPATGGAVTRIAWAGGGSTQEGREAPHVGPDPDRIYVWAGSEGLVSMRYDGTDITTVVKVTAPAPPPLPDAPPGPPPTPDEVVLSPDGTRALVRANRNVYMITVPPVTGTAPTVSAASSSSVPTWRVTKVGGDFIGWTADSTRAYFSIGRSFFLHDIAMQAEVDLANRVKAETEAERAAATGTAPAAAAPAPGPAPAATPASDKAADAKPAAPPKPPTIEYQPHRVDVELIVDKDKPKGVIALRNARLITMKGDEVIARGDIVITDNRITAIGPRGKVAIPAGAVVRDLAGKTVMPGLVDIHAHTWVAWGVHRNQVSQFLAQLAFGVTTQRDPQTSSEDALTYQDLMDTGQLIGPRLYSTGPGIFAADNIRSLEDARDALRRYSDHYNTKTIKQYLVGDRKVRQWVIMAAKELGLTPTTEGGSNFTMNLTLMQDGYSGLEHSLPISPFFTDVVKLGAGSGITYTPTLIVSYGGPIGRQHYLTNGTTLDADPRLRRFTPHEELDSWRNTDWHREDQYVFPLHARQLAKWTEGGGKVGLGSHGEVQGMGVHWELWMMASGGMTPHRVLRAATIDSASAIGFGKELGSLEVGKLADLLVLDANPLDDIKNTFKLAEVMKNGRLYDAATLDETYPRRKALGPQWWWKLEPPAPASATASGQASAPAAAKTRTGGK